In the genome of Fulvivirga maritima, one region contains:
- a CDS encoding tetratricopeptide repeat protein, translated as MRDLLIFILLSYTLPLHAQSVTDSLDLVLQQDTLSSTQRIKTLNRLSEETLGSDSLTFLSANERAILLSDTYEYTEGLVDAQILKATYLQKKGRYEEALELCSRAINTAKTHQYMKGLISSLSKNGEVLNKVGSFKEALASLRQAYILADALDDFKALASISNITGISYYRLGQLDSAIIYYQAALTSQNKLSDSLDIAGAQINLGGAYYKKGDFKNALSQFKSATDIASSLNNNTYYAAAINNRGLIYWRLGNYDKATADFEESLALAEANDNKPTMAFCLANLGIIAQERANYPASLEFYLKAVQMRKEMQDSAGLATSYYNLGLLFKEWKDDSMAFSYYDKSLQLRKTIGDLDGQASVYNSLGEFFYDNKQYKKSQNAFKKALVLNQKIGNKTKAIETYLRTGKLYLITDKMDSAFYFLQKSLSLSQEVGLQSLGAEANFAIGEYYQKSNNYIKALNYLKKSLHFAQQEHLKELESKCHKLLSEVYMQKGDYKNAYASLQNHVILKDSIFSDEIIRKTSRIEASYAFQREKDSLNFERQREQMAYESEIQQEKDRRQWLFLVIFIIVVLAGILAYLLLDKFKKNEVLLKQKEDLDKALSINNRFFSIVSHDLRGFVLDFISISGILLHYTKTKKMDQILDLGSNMKRSSQNMLHLLDNLLHWSLTKEYKFPLKKNRVALNDILTETVELFKTSAENKSISIKFQTEPDLYIRGDENGLKTAFRNIVNNALKFSEPGKAINVKACTTNNKVIIEIADQGVGMSIEKLDELRELKATPIAGTRNEKGVGLGMRLIVEFVQRNEGELHIGSHLGVGTTISLSFNQLIINRPAKKHEHTESIDY; from the coding sequence GTGCGTGATTTACTTATTTTCATTCTACTTTCTTACACTTTACCCCTTCATGCTCAGTCTGTAACAGATTCTCTAGATCTTGTATTACAGCAAGATACCCTCTCCTCAACACAACGCATAAAAACACTCAATCGGCTTTCTGAAGAAACGCTTGGCTCAGATAGTCTCACCTTCCTATCAGCCAATGAAAGAGCTATTTTATTATCTGACACCTATGAGTACACTGAAGGACTGGTTGATGCTCAAATACTAAAAGCCACCTACCTACAGAAAAAAGGTCGATATGAAGAAGCGCTGGAATTATGTAGCCGTGCTATAAATACAGCGAAAACACACCAATACATGAAAGGACTAATTAGTTCTTTATCAAAAAACGGAGAGGTTTTAAACAAAGTGGGCAGTTTTAAAGAAGCATTAGCATCACTAAGGCAAGCATATATTTTGGCCGATGCCCTAGATGACTTTAAAGCCCTCGCCTCCATTTCTAACATAACAGGTATTAGCTACTACCGGTTAGGACAATTAGATTCGGCCATTATATATTACCAAGCGGCTCTAACCAGTCAAAATAAGCTAAGCGACTCTCTGGACATAGCCGGAGCTCAAATCAACTTAGGCGGTGCATATTATAAAAAAGGCGATTTTAAGAATGCTCTTTCACAGTTTAAGTCAGCCACGGATATAGCCTCCAGTCTTAATAACAACACATATTATGCTGCTGCTATAAATAATCGTGGACTCATATACTGGCGACTAGGCAACTATGATAAAGCCACTGCCGACTTTGAAGAGTCCCTGGCTTTGGCCGAAGCTAATGACAATAAACCCACCATGGCTTTCTGCCTGGCTAATCTGGGAATTATAGCTCAGGAACGAGCCAATTACCCCGCCTCGCTAGAGTTCTATCTAAAAGCCGTACAGATGAGAAAAGAAATGCAAGATTCAGCCGGCTTGGCCACCAGCTATTATAATCTTGGCCTATTATTTAAAGAATGGAAAGATGACTCCATGGCTTTCAGTTATTATGATAAGTCGCTCCAACTTAGAAAGACCATTGGAGATTTAGATGGCCAGGCCTCTGTGTATAATTCTTTAGGAGAGTTTTTCTATGATAATAAGCAATATAAAAAGTCACAAAATGCCTTTAAAAAAGCACTGGTTTTAAACCAAAAAATTGGCAATAAAACCAAGGCTATAGAAACCTATCTAAGAACGGGAAAACTCTACCTGATTACTGATAAAATGGATTCAGCCTTCTACTTTCTTCAGAAAAGCCTCTCGTTATCTCAAGAGGTAGGTCTACAATCATTAGGTGCTGAAGCTAATTTTGCCATAGGCGAATATTATCAAAAATCAAATAACTATATAAAGGCTCTTAATTACCTGAAAAAGAGTTTACACTTTGCTCAACAGGAACACCTTAAGGAACTAGAAAGCAAATGCCATAAGTTGCTGTCTGAAGTGTATATGCAAAAGGGAGATTATAAAAATGCCTATGCTTCGCTTCAAAACCATGTAATTCTTAAAGACAGCATCTTTAGTGATGAAATAATAAGAAAAACCAGTCGTATAGAGGCCAGTTACGCCTTTCAAAGAGAAAAGGATTCGTTGAATTTTGAAAGACAGCGTGAACAAATGGCCTATGAATCAGAAATACAACAAGAGAAAGATCGAAGACAGTGGCTGTTTCTGGTTATTTTCATTATAGTGGTCTTGGCCGGCATTCTGGCCTACTTACTATTAGATAAGTTTAAGAAAAATGAAGTATTGCTTAAGCAGAAAGAAGATCTGGATAAGGCACTTTCCATCAATAACCGCTTCTTTTCAATAGTATCTCATGATTTAAGAGGCTTTGTATTAGATTTCATAAGTATTAGTGGAATTTTGCTTCATTATACCAAAACCAAAAAAATGGATCAGATATTAGACTTGGGAAGTAATATGAAGCGCTCTTCGCAAAATATGCTTCATCTGCTTGATAACCTACTGCATTGGTCGCTCACTAAAGAATATAAATTTCCCCTCAAAAAAAACCGAGTAGCTCTTAACGATATACTCACAGAGACCGTAGAGTTATTCAAGACCTCAGCTGAAAACAAAAGCATTAGCATCAAATTTCAGACAGAACCTGATCTATATATACGTGGTGATGAAAATGGGCTAAAGACCGCTTTTAGAAATATAGTGAACAATGCCCTTAAGTTTAGCGAACCAGGTAAAGCCATCAATGTGAAAGCTTGTACTACTAATAATAAGGTGATTATTGAAATAGCCGATCAAGGTGTAGGCATGAGCATAGAAAAACTGGATGAGTTACGTGAACTTAAAGCTACTCCTATCGCGGGTACCAGAAATGAAAAAGGCGTTGGGCTTGGTATGCGTCTGATTGTGGAGTTTGTACAAAGAAATGAGGGCGAACTACATATTGGCAGCCACCTCGGAGTGGGAACCACTATTTCATTATCTTTTAACCAATTAATAATTAACCGACCAGCAAAGAAACATGAACACACTGAAAGTATCGATTATTGA
- a CDS encoding DEAD/DEAH box helicase gives MNFDEFKINNQLRNAIDELGFTEATEIQEKAFPVIAAGKDVVGVSQTGTGKTLAYLLPLLQDLKFSKSPNPRVLILVPTRELVTQVVAAIESLTTYITIRTLGIFGESNIRLQKEALAEGQDVIVATPGRLYDLMLARAVSMKETKKLVIDEVDVMLDMGFRTQINRLFELLPSKRQNIMFSATMTDEVDELIKDFFHLPEQLTVAVSGTPLENISQTCYRVLNFNTKINLLSDLLHDKATYSKVLVFVSSKRLADLLHEKLGENVGSGIGVIHSNKTQNHRLRTVEEFESGALRVLVATDVIARGLDFQKVSHVINMDTPKFPENYMHRIGRTGRASEKGEAILFYTDQEITEKEAIEHLMGLRIEELEFPEEVTINHELIPEERPKEKQGSYGKHNKIKTKVKDAEKKPKNMKVNSGSSYKAKIAAKYKKPKTRGDKNQNKKKR, from the coding sequence ATGAATTTTGATGAATTTAAAATCAATAATCAGTTGCGCAATGCAATTGATGAATTAGGTTTTACGGAAGCAACTGAAATCCAGGAGAAGGCCTTTCCTGTAATTGCTGCAGGAAAAGATGTAGTAGGGGTTTCTCAAACGGGTACAGGTAAAACCTTGGCCTATCTGCTGCCGTTGCTTCAGGATTTAAAATTCTCAAAGAGTCCAAACCCAAGGGTGCTTATATTAGTGCCCACTCGTGAGCTGGTCACTCAGGTGGTTGCTGCCATTGAGAGCTTGACTACTTATATCACTATCAGAACATTAGGCATATTTGGTGAATCTAATATCAGGTTGCAGAAAGAAGCCTTAGCCGAAGGACAAGATGTAATTGTAGCTACTCCCGGTCGACTGTACGACCTCATGCTGGCTCGTGCGGTAAGCATGAAGGAGACAAAAAAACTGGTGATAGATGAGGTAGATGTGATGCTGGATATGGGCTTTAGAACACAGATTAACCGTTTGTTTGAACTACTGCCTTCTAAACGTCAGAATATTATGTTTTCAGCTACCATGACTGATGAAGTGGATGAGCTGATAAAGGATTTCTTCCATCTGCCAGAGCAATTAACCGTAGCTGTTAGTGGTACGCCCTTAGAGAACATTTCACAGACGTGTTATCGTGTTTTGAATTTTAACACAAAAATCAACTTATTATCCGACTTGCTGCATGATAAGGCAACTTATAGTAAAGTCCTTGTTTTTGTTTCCAGCAAGAGATTGGCCGATCTGTTACACGAAAAGCTGGGAGAAAATGTAGGGTCAGGCATTGGCGTTATTCATTCTAATAAAACACAAAATCATAGGCTCAGAACCGTAGAAGAGTTTGAAAGTGGGGCGTTGCGTGTACTAGTAGCTACTGACGTGATTGCGCGTGGATTGGATTTTCAGAAAGTGAGCCATGTGATTAATATGGATACGCCAAAATTCCCTGAGAACTACATGCATCGTATTGGTAGAACAGGTAGAGCTTCTGAAAAAGGAGAGGCCATACTTTTTTATACCGATCAGGAAATTACAGAAAAAGAAGCCATAGAACACCTGATGGGCTTAAGAATTGAAGAGTTAGAGTTTCCCGAAGAAGTAACCATTAATCATGAGCTAATACCTGAAGAGCGACCAAAAGAAAAACAAGGTAGCTATGGAAAGCACAATAAAATAAAGACTAAGGTAAAAGATGCTGAGAAGAAGCCTAAAAATATGAAAGTAAACTCAGGCAGTTCTTACAAAGCAAAAATAGCAGCTAAGTATAAGAAGCCTAAAACCAGAGGAGATAAAAATCAGAATAAGAAGAAGAGGTAG
- a CDS encoding LytR/AlgR family response regulator transcription factor translates to MNTLKVSIIEDNFEELEHLKSLLNKCTLVNFEVKNEINSLKGAVEYFNSEPDIDLAFLDIQLPDGTSFDLFKQFDLSTPVIFTSSYDHYVLQAIKVNGLDYLVKPVIEKELDGAIQNFLKLRQKSKKYELDEIRAIVSSFVPKAYKSSFLVNYKSKMLLIDVNEVAYCYVKEKGTFLVTHSDQEYLVDYYLDQLEEELDPSQFYRVNRQFLMSRSAIKEIENYFNGRLFISVAPAVEEAITVSKKKVSHFKKWADS, encoded by the coding sequence ATGAACACACTGAAAGTATCGATTATTGAAGACAACTTTGAAGAGCTGGAGCACTTAAAATCGTTACTCAATAAGTGTACCCTGGTTAATTTTGAGGTTAAAAATGAAATTAACAGCCTTAAAGGTGCTGTTGAATACTTTAATAGTGAACCTGATATAGACCTGGCTTTCCTTGATATTCAGCTTCCTGATGGCACCAGCTTTGACCTTTTCAAACAGTTTGATCTTTCAACACCTGTCATTTTCACCTCTTCATATGATCATTATGTATTGCAGGCAATTAAAGTCAATGGCCTCGATTATTTAGTGAAGCCTGTTATAGAAAAGGAGCTGGACGGAGCCATTCAAAACTTTCTTAAGCTAAGACAAAAAAGTAAGAAATATGAACTAGACGAAATCAGAGCCATAGTAAGTTCTTTTGTACCAAAAGCTTACAAATCGAGCTTTCTGGTGAATTATAAAAGCAAAATGCTGCTAATAGATGTAAATGAAGTCGCCTATTGCTATGTGAAAGAGAAAGGCACCTTTCTGGTAACGCATAGTGATCAGGAGTATTTGGTAGATTACTATTTAGACCAACTGGAAGAAGAATTGGATCCCAGTCAATTTTACCGTGTAAACAGACAGTTTTTAATGTCGAGATCGGCCATTAAAGAAATAGAAAATTACTTCAATGGCCGTTTATTCATATCAGTAGCTCCTGCGGTGGAAGAAGCTATCACTGTTAGCAAAAAGAAGGTATCTCATTTCAAAAAATGGGCTGACTCATAA
- a CDS encoding DUF2293 domain-containing protein, translating into MPNPRIMSPGENGNVINEFGLPEQPPKGWTFLPAGDAAVTRKVTAKGDFWRVQVKKGRRIQSLGIWAPAEHIAEAKKAVDAMRAAPDYEKKKASAAKSRDKKQAAYKLEFEQAVKKHLNFHSKYKAFESKMAHLVTEHAIPVGSGTVARTAMIPIEERAGKAVIAWMRHKTTNYDNMKIARVKGERRAVRRKLAQGSFKILNSYRRGDDIVEGCLLNKVLSKA; encoded by the coding sequence ATGCCCAACCCCAGAATCATGAGTCCCGGTGAAAATGGGAATGTTATTAATGAATTTGGTTTACCAGAACAACCTCCCAAAGGCTGGACATTTCTGCCTGCAGGCGATGCGGCTGTAACCCGAAAAGTTACTGCTAAAGGAGATTTCTGGAGGGTACAGGTAAAGAAAGGCAGACGAATACAGTCATTGGGAATTTGGGCTCCGGCTGAACATATTGCTGAAGCCAAAAAAGCGGTAGATGCCATGCGAGCTGCTCCTGATTACGAAAAGAAAAAGGCAAGCGCTGCCAAGTCGAGAGACAAGAAGCAGGCGGCTTATAAACTAGAATTTGAGCAAGCGGTCAAAAAACATCTGAATTTTCATTCTAAATATAAGGCCTTTGAATCAAAAATGGCCCACTTGGTTACGGAACATGCTATTCCTGTAGGCAGTGGCACTGTGGCTCGCACCGCCATGATTCCTATAGAAGAAAGGGCTGGCAAAGCTGTTATCGCCTGGATGCGCCATAAAACCACTAACTATGATAATATGAAAATTGCCCGGGTAAAAGGTGAAAGAAGAGCTGTGAGAAGGAAGCTGGCTCAAGGCTCGTTTAAGATTCTCAACTCCTATCGTAGAGGTGATGATATCGTTGAAGGCTGCTTGCTTAACAAAGTACTAAGTAAGGCTTAA
- a CDS encoding DUF1624 domain-containing protein: protein MERELKSGGRISSIDILRGLVMMIMLVDHTRERFFLHQQVLDPMDVESTDPGLFFTRLSAHLCAPVFVFLTGLSAWLYAHPLNKEPRSASSFLLKRGLFLILVEVTVVNFSWFGAYHTVYLQVIWAIGLSMIALSILSKLPRWCIGLLGFIIVFGHNALTHINFQPEESGYFLWTILHDRGYLIADGAVNVKVSYPVLPWIGVIALGYFAGPLFNAALKPKKRHQYLIMIGTLLFALLFILRGFNLYGETEDWVIHERFMFTVMDFLNYTKYPPSLDFILLTLGIGMFLLLGFEKMHSSSKWSKILRTYGSAPMFFYIIHLYVLLIIYQICVAVFGINHGSYFGVDHVWQVWVISFILFALLYYPTKKFAQFKKRSSSQLLKYF from the coding sequence ATGGAAAGAGAATTAAAAAGCGGTGGTAGAATCTCTTCAATAGATATATTGAGAGGATTAGTGATGATGATTATGTTAGTAGATCATACTAGGGAACGCTTTTTCTTGCATCAGCAGGTGCTCGATCCTATGGATGTAGAAAGCACAGATCCGGGCTTATTTTTTACGCGCCTTTCCGCCCATTTGTGCGCACCAGTTTTTGTTTTTCTTACAGGTCTTTCTGCTTGGCTTTATGCGCACCCATTAAATAAAGAACCGCGTTCTGCCTCCTCATTTCTACTAAAAAGAGGCCTTTTTCTTATTTTAGTTGAGGTTACTGTAGTTAATTTCTCTTGGTTTGGAGCATATCACACGGTCTACTTGCAGGTTATTTGGGCCATTGGGCTGAGTATGATTGCGCTTTCCATTTTAAGTAAATTGCCAAGATGGTGTATTGGTTTGTTAGGTTTTATAATAGTGTTCGGACATAATGCACTTACTCATATTAATTTTCAACCAGAAGAAAGCGGCTATTTCCTATGGACTATTCTGCATGATAGAGGCTACTTGATTGCGGACGGGGCCGTGAATGTTAAAGTTTCATATCCTGTGTTACCATGGATAGGCGTTATAGCCTTAGGATACTTTGCAGGGCCATTATTTAACGCGGCTTTAAAACCGAAAAAAAGGCATCAATACCTCATAATGATTGGAACACTATTATTTGCTCTCCTTTTTATTTTGAGGGGCTTTAATCTTTATGGGGAAACTGAAGACTGGGTGATTCATGAGCGCTTCATGTTCACAGTCATGGACTTTCTTAATTATACCAAATATCCTCCTTCACTTGATTTTATACTGCTGACTTTGGGTATTGGTATGTTTCTTCTTCTGGGGTTTGAGAAAATGCATTCAAGCTCCAAGTGGTCTAAAATATTAAGGACATATGGATCAGCCCCTATGTTTTTCTATATTATTCATTTGTATGTATTGCTAATTATATATCAGATCTGTGTGGCCGTATTCGGTATAAATCATGGAAGCTACTTTGGTGTAGATCATGTATGGCAAGTATGGGTGATCAGTTTTATCTTGTTTGCACTGCTTTACTATCCAACAAAGAAGTTTGCTCAGTTCAAAAAAAGAAGTTCATCCCAATTATTAAAATATTTCTAG
- the katG gene encoding catalase/peroxidase HPI — protein sequence MDSYENKNGSDSPVWDTNETSRCPFMNGSLHYTAGTGTKNRDWWPNQLNLQILHQNSHLSNPMDEDFDYAEAFKSLDLKAVKEDLFQLMTDSQEWWPADYGHYGPFFIRMAWHSAGTYRIADGRGGASSGSQRFAPLNSWPDNANLDKARLLLWPIKQKYGNKISWADLMILAGNCALESMGLPTFGFAGGREDVWEPEDDIYWGAETEWMGNEKRYEDGSLENPLAASHMGLIYVNPEGPNGNPDPVAAADHIRETFGRMAMNDEETVALIAGGHTFGKTHGAADPGEYVGLEPAGASIEEQGLGWKNSFGTGNAGSTITSGLEGAWTTTPTQWSNNFFENLFGFEWELSKSPAGAHQWKPKNGAGAGTVPDAHDPSVKHAPFMLTTDLALKEDPAYEKISRHYYENPKEFADAFARAWFKLTHRDMGPLSRYLGPEVPEEELLWQDPVPAVDHPLIDDNDIASLKSKILDSGLTVSELVTTAWASAFTFRNSDKRGGANGARIRLAPMKDWEVNNPQQLAKVLQKYEAIQKEFNAAQSGGKKVSMADLIVLGGAAAVEKAAKDSGYEVKVPFSPGRTDATQEQTDEEAFAILEPNADGFRNYFRNQDHISTSAEEMLVDKAQLLGLTAPQMTVLVGGMRALGANYDGSKRGIFTDKPGQLTNDFFVNLLNMKNTWAKTSDAELEFEGKDRVTGEVKWTGSRVDLIFGSNSELRAVAEAYACADSQEKFVKDFVKAWHKVMNADRFDLK from the coding sequence ATGGATAGCTACGAAAACAAAAATGGTTCTGATAGTCCTGTATGGGATACTAATGAAACCAGTCGGTGTCCGTTTATGAATGGATCGCTGCATTACACTGCAGGTACCGGCACTAAAAATCGCGATTGGTGGCCTAACCAGCTTAACTTACAAATTTTGCATCAGAATTCTCATCTATCTAATCCTATGGATGAGGATTTTGATTATGCTGAAGCTTTTAAAAGCCTTGACCTCAAGGCAGTGAAAGAAGACTTATTTCAGCTGATGACTGATTCACAAGAATGGTGGCCGGCTGATTATGGTCATTATGGGCCTTTTTTCATTCGTATGGCTTGGCATAGTGCCGGAACCTATAGAATTGCAGATGGTCGTGGTGGTGCCTCTTCAGGTAGTCAGCGGTTTGCACCCTTAAATAGTTGGCCTGATAATGCTAACTTGGATAAAGCTCGCTTACTCTTGTGGCCTATTAAACAAAAATATGGAAACAAAATCTCTTGGGCTGACCTTATGATTTTAGCAGGTAACTGCGCTCTTGAGTCTATGGGGTTACCTACTTTTGGCTTTGCTGGTGGTAGAGAAGATGTCTGGGAGCCTGAAGATGATATTTACTGGGGTGCAGAAACCGAATGGATGGGTAATGAGAAAAGGTACGAAGATGGTAGCCTTGAAAATCCATTAGCAGCTTCACATATGGGGCTTATTTATGTTAACCCTGAAGGCCCAAATGGTAATCCTGATCCTGTAGCTGCAGCGGATCATATCCGTGAGACTTTTGGGCGTATGGCCATGAATGATGAAGAAACGGTAGCCTTGATAGCAGGTGGCCATACTTTTGGTAAAACACATGGTGCGGCTGATCCCGGTGAATATGTAGGCCTGGAGCCCGCAGGAGCCAGCATAGAAGAGCAAGGCTTGGGCTGGAAGAACTCTTTCGGTACCGGTAATGCAGGCTCCACTATTACCAGTGGCCTGGAAGGTGCCTGGACTACTACACCTACACAATGGAGTAATAACTTCTTCGAGAATCTATTCGGCTTTGAGTGGGAATTGAGTAAAAGCCCTGCAGGAGCGCACCAATGGAAGCCTAAAAATGGGGCAGGGGCTGGCACTGTTCCTGATGCTCATGATCCGAGTGTGAAGCATGCACCTTTTATGCTTACTACTGATTTGGCACTGAAGGAAGATCCGGCTTACGAGAAAATATCAAGGCATTATTATGAAAACCCTAAGGAATTTGCTGATGCATTTGCCAGAGCATGGTTTAAGCTTACGCACAGAGACATGGGACCGCTATCCAGATATCTTGGTCCTGAGGTGCCAGAAGAAGAACTGCTATGGCAAGACCCTGTTCCTGCAGTGGATCACCCGCTGATTGATGATAATGATATTGCTAGCCTGAAATCTAAAATATTGGATTCTGGTCTTACTGTTTCGGAGCTGGTAACTACGGCCTGGGCTTCAGCCTTTACCTTCCGAAATTCAGATAAACGAGGCGGTGCCAATGGTGCTCGCATCAGACTAGCTCCTATGAAAGACTGGGAAGTGAACAACCCTCAGCAGCTAGCTAAAGTATTGCAGAAATATGAAGCTATTCAAAAGGAGTTTAATGCGGCTCAATCTGGCGGCAAGAAGGTGTCTATGGCTGACTTAATAGTACTTGGTGGTGCTGCTGCGGTAGAAAAGGCTGCTAAAGATTCTGGCTATGAGGTGAAAGTGCCTTTCTCACCAGGAAGAACAGATGCCACGCAGGAACAAACTGATGAGGAAGCATTCGCCATATTGGAGCCTAACGCTGATGGTTTTAGAAACTATTTCAGGAATCAGGATCATATATCTACTTCAGCAGAAGAAATGTTGGTAGATAAGGCTCAGTTGTTAGGCCTTACTGCACCACAAATGACAGTATTAGTAGGAGGTATGAGAGCTCTTGGAGCCAATTATGATGGTTCTAAGAGAGGCATTTTTACTGATAAGCCGGGGCAACTTACCAATGACTTTTTTGTGAATTTGCTCAACATGAAAAATACCTGGGCTAAGACATCTGATGCCGAATTAGAGTTTGAAGGTAAAGATAGAGTAACTGGTGAAGTGAAGTGGACTGGTAGTCGGGTTGATCTTATATTCGGATCTAATTCTGAATTAAGAGCAGTAGCTGAAGCATATGCTTGTGCAGACTCTCAAGAGAAGTTTGTTAAAGATTTTGTTAAAGCATGGCATAAAGTAATGAACGCAGATAGGTTTGACCTGAAATAA
- a CDS encoding DUF1456 family protein: MRLNSDISMLTNNDILKKLRVAHKLRDEQIIEILEKVDFKITKGALGDMFRSEDHPKFVEAGDQILRNFLDGLIIHLRGERPKKEIKKGVISKKNS; this comes from the coding sequence TTGCGCCTCAATTCAGACATATCTATGCTTACTAATAACGATATACTTAAAAAACTAAGAGTAGCCCACAAACTAAGAGATGAACAAATTATTGAAATACTGGAAAAGGTAGATTTCAAAATAACTAAGGGGGCTCTGGGCGATATGTTTAGAAGTGAAGATCACCCGAAGTTTGTAGAAGCTGGCGACCAGATCTTAAGAAATTTTCTTGATGGCCTGATTATTCATTTAAGAGGAGAGAGGCCGAAAAAGGAAATTAAGAAAGGGGTGATCAGTAAAAAGAATTCATAA
- a CDS encoding alpha/beta fold hydrolase, with protein MLSSFFDSNTSEAQSYNHTYSEFGSSRKPATQYTKSGRINIAYQVFGTGSVDLVYIPGWVSNIDWMWACPELVNFLTELGKMYRVVLFDKRGTGLSDRVVELSTLEERMDDIRAVMDAIGSEKAVLFGHSEGGSVSALFAATYPQRTLALITFGVFAKRRYAPEYPWAPTDEERQKVYDMIETSWGSGGMYLDSLAPSRANDMAFMEWLANYFRSGASPSAAMVLTKMNTDVDIIDILDSIKVPTLLMQRTHDIDVKIEEGRFIANRIKGAKLVEFEGNDHLFWAGNTREILREMYTFMGELNTGLNYEERLFTIVAAHYSCPPDLKTQMESAISQIVSRYRGNIIDFGEEAFVATFDGPSKGTHCSLAIMEAMRGIGVKLAIGIHIKEAAVNEALFLSGKTQSFIELVLQQALPNQILITQAVKFLLSGAGLHFAPYKTIHRNDLQDQLSLYMITDQPGIRNSQVQKQTQVNAQNESLLEDVLETIDTHLSNEQFGVEMLCREVGISERQLQRKLKAITNKSPNQLISSVRLHRAKELMMLHEDNIAEIAYKTGFSNPSYFSKCFKKEFGMCPSELQDTSEVAF; from the coding sequence ATGCTTAGCTCATTTTTTGATTCTAATACCTCAGAAGCCCAATCTTATAATCATACCTATTCAGAGTTTGGTTCTAGCAGAAAGCCGGCTACACAATACACCAAAAGTGGCAGAATAAACATTGCCTACCAGGTATTTGGTACAGGTTCGGTTGATCTGGTATATATTCCCGGGTGGGTATCTAACATTGATTGGATGTGGGCTTGTCCGGAGTTGGTTAATTTCCTTACCGAACTCGGCAAAATGTATAGAGTAGTATTGTTTGACAAGCGAGGCACCGGCTTATCAGACAGGGTAGTAGAGCTCTCTACTTTGGAAGAACGAATGGATGACATACGAGCGGTTATGGATGCCATAGGATCAGAAAAGGCCGTTTTATTTGGACATTCCGAGGGTGGTTCTGTCTCCGCACTCTTTGCAGCTACCTATCCTCAAAGAACCCTGGCACTGATCACCTTTGGCGTGTTTGCTAAGCGAAGATATGCACCTGAATATCCGTGGGCACCCACTGATGAAGAGCGTCAAAAAGTATATGACATGATTGAAACCAGCTGGGGAAGCGGTGGTATGTATTTAGATTCCCTGGCACCGTCAAGGGCTAATGATATGGCCTTCATGGAATGGTTGGCTAACTATTTTAGGTCAGGAGCCAGTCCAAGTGCAGCTATGGTGCTCACTAAAATGAATACTGATGTCGATATTATTGATATTCTGGATTCTATCAAGGTACCTACTTTACTCATGCAAAGAACACATGATATAGATGTAAAAATAGAAGAGGGCCGGTTTATAGCTAATAGAATAAAAGGGGCGAAGCTGGTAGAGTTTGAAGGTAATGATCATCTGTTCTGGGCAGGAAATACCCGCGAAATCCTTAGAGAAATGTACACCTTTATGGGTGAACTTAATACAGGCCTTAACTACGAAGAGCGCCTATTTACCATAGTAGCTGCTCACTATAGTTGTCCGCCAGATCTAAAAACTCAGATGGAAAGTGCTATTAGTCAGATAGTGAGTCGATACAGAGGGAATATTATTGATTTTGGTGAAGAGGCCTTTGTGGCTACTTTCGATGGACCAAGTAAAGGCACCCACTGCAGTCTGGCCATAATGGAAGCAATGAGAGGTATTGGTGTTAAATTGGCTATTGGCATTCATATTAAAGAGGCCGCTGTAAATGAAGCGTTATTTTTAAGTGGAAAAACTCAGTCTTTTATAGAGCTTGTATTGCAACAGGCTCTACCTAATCAAATTTTAATTACTCAGGCCGTGAAATTTTTGCTGTCAGGAGCCGGTTTGCACTTCGCGCCTTACAAAACCATACATAGAAATGATCTTCAAGATCAGCTCTCATTGTACATGATTACTGATCAGCCTGGAATAAGAAACTCACAAGTTCAAAAGCAAACTCAGGTAAATGCACAAAATGAATCTCTGCTAGAGGATGTTCTGGAGACTATTGATACCCACCTGAGCAATGAGCAGTTTGGTGTAGAGATGCTATGTAGAGAAGTAGGCATTAGCGAAAGACAACTTCAGCGTAAGCTCAAAGCCATCACTAATAAATCTCCCAATCAGCTCATATCTTCAGTAAGGCTACATAGAGCTAAAGAGCTAATGATGCTCCATGAAGATAATATTGCTGAGATAGCTTATAAAACAGGATTTTCGAATCCATCGTATTTTTCTAAATGCTTTAAAAAGGAATTTGGCATGTGCCCATCAGAGTTACAGGACACCTCTGAAGTAGCTTTTTAG